Below is a genomic region from Alphaproteobacteria bacterium.
CAAGAACATATGGATCATTTTCAGAAATTGATACCTTTTATTGATGCCTTCAAAGAAATAGCACAAAATAAAAATATAAATTTTAAAATAATACCCTATGCAGGGTCAATTAATATCGGAAAAGAAAATAGAGATTTTGTTACATTTGAGCCAGCAATTTCCAAAAATAAAAGAATTGCAGGTAAAATATTAGATTTTGAAAAATTATCACCTTATCAAGCAATTCTCAAAAACAAAAAAAATGAATTAAAGCTAGGCGATCAACCTAATGTAAATTATTGGTCTGGATGTATTGAAGTCAACAATCCGTTGCTGTCATTTAAGGAACAATTATCAGAAAAATTTCAGCCTTACTTTTATGCATCGACCTTTGGAAAAAGATATATTGATGATAAAAAGAATTTGCTCAGAAAAAATCATCCGCGTTTCGGATCGTTAATTATCACAGGTGATAATAATTGGACAAATCGGACGATACGAGAATTGCCCCAAGATTATCAACTTTACGGCGGATTCGTACTTGGACCTAATATTGGTTGTCCTCCCCCAATGGCTGAAGATCCTAACCTATTTGAATCCTCGTTACATCCTATTACACGTGGTGGTTCTATGTTACCACTCGCATTTGATTATGCTGATTTTTTATTGAAGGATGATAAAAATCCAAAAATAATTTTGATTGTTAAATCATCCCCAATTCTTTTTTATGATTGGGAAGGCCCTTTTTTTAATTTAATAACTGAATCAACGGGTTTTCCTGGGTTTTCAGGAGTATTTTCTAATAGTGATTATTCAGCTTATGGACGACTTTCAGATAAACGATTTGCTCAAACAAAAAATGAAGCTGAAGAAAAAATTATCGAACTTTTAAAAGAAAAAATGGAAGATTTCAAAAAAAACAAGGGAGATATTTTAAGTTTTTATCTTGACCAAGGAAATTCAAACATATCAGAAATACTCAACACACAATCAACTGAACATATTCCTTTTCAAGAAACCTATAGAGCACAAGAAATAATAGATTTTATACAAAATTTTATAATTAGGTTGAATTTTTCTAGAAAGTGATTAGATTAAATGTAGATTAGATAGGTTCATGGAGATTCAAATGTCCTACCAACCAAATGTTGTGACACGTACGCAAGCGGATATTGACCAGGGTCTTCGCTCCCATATGTTGCGTGTTTATAATTACATGGCAGCAGCTTTAGGGCTAACAGGGCTTATAGCCTATTTCGTTGGCACAAATCCTGCAATGATGACTACACTTATTAAAAACCCAGTACTTTTTTGGGTAATTGCATTAGCGCCTATTGCACTCGTCTTCTTTCTAAGTTTTCGAATTGCTCATATGTCTTTTGCGACGGCTCAACTAACTTTTTGGATTTTTGCGGCTTTAATGGGGTTGTCTCTTGCATCCATTTTTGTTGTTTATACACAGGAAAGTATTGCGCGTGTATTTTTTATAACGGCAGGTACTTTTGCCGCGATGAGTATTTATGGATACACAACGAAACGCGATTTGACTAATATGGGATCATTCCTAATGATGGGATTGATCGGTATTATTATTGCGTCTGTCGTTAATATTTT
It encodes:
- a CDS encoding Bax inhibitor-1/YccA family protein — protein: MSYQPNVVTRTQADIDQGLRSHMLRVYNYMAAALGLTGLIAYFVGTNPAMMTTLIKNPVLFWVIALAPIALVFFLSFRIAHMSFATAQLTFWIFAALMGLSLASIFVVYTQESIARVFFITAGTFAAMSIYGYTTKRDLTNMGSFLMMGLIGIIIASVVNIFLKSSGLGFAISILGVLIFVGLTAYDTQKIKEMYMESDDSTISGKKAIMGALALYLDFINLFLMLLRLFGDRK